From a region of the Stenotrophomonas sp. BIO128-Bstrain genome:
- a CDS encoding SgcJ/EcaC family oxidoreductase produces the protein MSDHPLKTLIEAADRSISAKDFDGLMRFYTDDATLVVKPGMYARGKDQIKSAFEAISSYFDGKLKVRQGKMEVIEGGETALVVMETWLDTTDEEGAPISTVRRATYVFRREPDGNWLCAVDNSYGTALLDS, from the coding sequence ATGTCCGATCATCCCCTGAAGACCCTTATCGAAGCCGCAGACCGATCCATATCGGCGAAGGACTTCGATGGCCTGATGCGGTTCTACACAGATGACGCCACCCTGGTGGTGAAGCCGGGCATGTACGCCAGGGGCAAGGACCAGATCAAAAGCGCATTCGAGGCAATCTCTTCTTACTTCGACGGCAAACTGAAGGTCCGCCAAGGCAAGATGGAAGTGATTGAGGGCGGGGAAACGGCGCTGGTTGTCATGGAAACCTGGCTGGATACCACCGATGAAGAGGGCGCTCCGATCTCGACGGTTCGCCGGGCCACCTACGTGTTTCGTCGGGAACCGGACGGCAACTGGCTTTGCGCTGTAGACAACTCGTACGGCACTGCTCTGCTTGATAGTTGA
- the rimK gene encoding 30S ribosomal protein S6--L-glutamate ligase, producing the protein MKLAILSRNSKLYSTRRLVEAARARGHTVRILDPLRCYMRIAADGFTMHYKGRPITGVDAVIPRIGASVTRYGTAVLRQFEMMGARTPNPSDAILRARDKLRAHQILASKGIDMPVTVFGDNPDDTVDLLSMLGPPPHVVKLNEGTQGRGVILTEKASASRGIVEALRGLYANFLMQEFIGEAQGADLRCLVVGDQVVGAMQRQAPEGDFRSNLHAGGSARAAKASRAEQLVAVRSAKALGLGVAGVDLIRSSRGPLVLEVNSTPGLEGIEAICQADLAGRIIDHVASLKKPSNTKG; encoded by the coding sequence ATGAAACTCGCCATCCTGTCCCGCAACAGCAAGCTGTACTCCACGCGTCGCCTGGTGGAGGCCGCGCGTGCGCGGGGCCATACCGTGCGCATCCTCGATCCGTTGCGCTGTTACATGCGCATCGCCGCGGATGGCTTCACCATGCATTACAAGGGCCGGCCGATCACCGGGGTGGACGCGGTGATCCCGCGCATCGGTGCTTCGGTCACCCGCTACGGGACGGCCGTGCTGCGCCAGTTCGAGATGATGGGCGCCCGCACGCCCAACCCCTCCGACGCGATCCTGCGCGCGCGGGACAAGCTGCGCGCGCACCAGATCCTGGCCTCCAAGGGCATCGACATGCCGGTCACGGTGTTCGGCGACAACCCGGACGACACCGTCGATCTGCTCTCGATGCTCGGCCCGCCGCCGCACGTGGTGAAGCTCAACGAGGGCACCCAGGGCCGCGGCGTGATCCTGACCGAGAAGGCCAGCGCCTCACGCGGCATCGTGGAGGCGCTGCGCGGGCTCTACGCCAACTTCCTGATGCAGGAGTTCATCGGCGAGGCGCAGGGCGCCGACCTGCGCTGCCTGGTGGTGGGTGATCAGGTGGTCGGGGCGATGCAACGGCAGGCGCCGGAGGGAGACTTCCGCTCCAACCTGCATGCCGGCGGCAGCGCCCGCGCCGCCAAGGCCAGCCGGGCCGAGCAGCTGGTGGCGGTGCGCTCGGCCAAGGCGCTTGGGCTGGGCGTGGCCGGCGTGGATCTGATCCGCTCCAGCCGCGGCCCGCTGGTGCTGGAGGTCAACTCCACCCCCGGCCTGGAGGGGATCGAGGCGATCTGCCAGGCCGACCTGGCCGGGCGCATCATCGACCACGTCGCTTCGTTGAAAAAGCCTTCAAATACAAAGGGTTGA